The Tardiphaga alba genome includes a window with the following:
- a CDS encoding class I SAM-dependent methyltransferase: protein MTTLTAEPDYTAIKTRQQATWASGDYALVGTTLQLVGERLCDAIDIRAHERVLDVAAGNGNATLAAARHYADVTSTDYVSALLQRGQERARAERLDVTFKEADAENLPFADGTFDVALSTFGVMFTPNQEKAASEMSRVVRRGGRIGLANWTPAGFIGQIFKTIGKHVPPPAGVMSPALWGTEGRLNELFPNHEINITRRIFHFRYTSSRHWLDIFKAYYGPTHKAFAALDTEKQAALEADLIDVLERMNRGGAGTLIVPSEYLEVVIVRS from the coding sequence ATGACTACACTTACTGCAGAGCCGGACTACACAGCGATCAAGACTCGCCAGCAGGCCACATGGGCTTCCGGCGATTATGCTCTTGTCGGAACCACGCTGCAGCTCGTCGGCGAACGCCTGTGCGATGCGATCGACATTCGTGCCCATGAGCGCGTGCTCGACGTCGCCGCCGGCAATGGCAATGCGACGCTCGCCGCGGCACGTCACTATGCCGACGTGACCTCCACGGACTATGTGTCCGCGCTGCTGCAGCGCGGACAGGAACGCGCCCGCGCTGAACGCCTCGATGTCACCTTCAAGGAAGCCGATGCGGAGAACCTACCATTCGCGGATGGCACTTTCGATGTGGCGCTATCGACCTTCGGCGTGATGTTCACGCCCAATCAGGAGAAGGCCGCATCGGAGATGTCGCGCGTGGTGCGCCGGGGCGGCCGGATCGGCCTGGCGAACTGGACGCCGGCAGGTTTCATTGGCCAGATCTTCAAGACCATCGGCAAGCATGTTCCGCCGCCGGCCGGCGTGATGTCGCCGGCCCTGTGGGGCACCGAGGGACGCCTGAACGAGTTGTTTCCGAACCACGAGATCAACATCACCAGACGTATCTTCCATTTCCGCTATACCTCATCGCGGCATTGGCTGGATATCTTCAAGGCCTATTACGGCCCGACGCACAAAGCCTTCGCGGCGCTCGACACCGAAAAGCAGGCCGCATTGGAGGCGGACCTCATCGATGTGCTGGAACGGATGAACCGCGGCGGCGCGGGAACGCTGATCGTGCCCAGCGAATATCTCGAAGTCGTCATCGTCCGCTCCTGA
- a CDS encoding AraC family transcriptional regulator, translating to MLITVGDETPVEVHAGQVVLFPGNDEHLLASAPGIAPVSAADLLGATSVSGSEPRRIRYGGGGDDTRMICGFLASEDAYSPLIATLPKTLMLDVREGTSGDWIEASLRFAASEFAAGRLAASSVMSRLSELLLVEAVRQYALTLREDEGGWLRGLRDPVIGRALALIHDSISTPMSAESLAKQVGLSRSAFMDRFTATVGQSPIRYQTALRLQAAKLHLKETGKTIGQLAHNVGYASEEAFSRAFKREFGLPPARWREQNSGINHSVDAIAT from the coding sequence GTGCTGATCACGGTCGGCGACGAGACGCCCGTCGAGGTTCACGCAGGCCAGGTCGTCTTGTTCCCCGGCAATGACGAACACTTGCTCGCAAGCGCACCTGGTATCGCGCCTGTCAGCGCCGCTGACCTGCTCGGGGCCACGTCAGTGTCCGGGAGCGAACCACGACGTATCAGATATGGCGGCGGCGGTGACGATACCCGCATGATCTGCGGCTTCCTCGCCAGCGAGGACGCCTACAGTCCCCTGATTGCGACCTTGCCCAAGACGCTGATGCTGGATGTCAGGGAGGGGACATCAGGTGACTGGATCGAGGCCTCGCTGCGTTTCGCCGCCAGCGAATTCGCCGCGGGCCGGCTCGCGGCGTCGAGCGTAATGTCGCGACTGTCGGAACTGCTGCTGGTCGAGGCCGTCCGGCAATATGCGCTGACGCTGCGTGAGGACGAGGGGGGCTGGCTGCGCGGGTTGCGGGATCCCGTGATCGGCCGCGCGCTGGCGCTCATTCATGACAGCATCAGCACGCCGATGTCCGCGGAATCGCTGGCAAAACAGGTCGGCCTGTCGCGCAGCGCCTTCATGGACCGCTTCACCGCCACGGTCGGACAATCGCCGATCCGCTATCAGACCGCGCTGCGTCTGCAGGCCGCGAAACTGCATCTGAAAGAAACCGGCAAGACCATCGGGCAGCTGGCCCACAATGTCGGCTATGCGTCCGAGGAGGCGTTCAGCCGCGCCTTCAAGCGCGAATTCGGTTTGCCGCCAGCGCGCTGGCGCGAGCAGAATTCCGGAATCAACCATTCGGTTGACGCCATCGCGACCTGA
- a CDS encoding autotransporter outer membrane beta-barrel domain-containing protein: MFSLNHLQKRAGALIPVASSLALMSASSADAACTPMPANNVSAVCTGTTINQGAGAPGTSNGFSGYGSSLDTGMSIRVTAGSSVTGDDNGLQTGIGGSVVSEVGAQISGGLYGVQTTDQVWVNNHGSITGTTSAGIRATDAFVTNGVSGSISGRFGVLTMGAARVDNYGAITGAGNGNGIFATTDAVVTNYAGGQISGGGGVYASNSIWVINEGTITATAGLAVQGTLAFVINRAGGTMSGSDVGVSVGSGTIGNAGTISGTVTAGINSTGDLFVGNEATGVISSGTSGIHSSGAASISNFGSISGGVTGISLAASGSSVYNGGTISGGTAAITFTGSNNTLTLAPGSVISGTVLGGSSNRFELGGEGNATFDVSQLVFQYQGFSSFKKFGGSNWTLTGTSIYDGTVDVTSGTLSVDGDISGASSLTVVAGGRLGGNGIVGKTAIGGGELAPGNGIGALTVSAGLTMTAAAAYLVEVSGAASDKTIVGGTATITGKVSVDSLTRLSATTSYTIMTAGTLTGTFDSVMLTNNYARNARLSYVGNDVILTLDPGLLSPTLPGMPTINQRNVAAGIDRGLVNNTATPPGIDALFALSGNDLLHALTQVSGETATGVQQTTVDAMSQFMGVMTDPFAAGRTGAGASAIGFAADRDAFARTADGRKRSPAERDAYAMFAKAPPRVFADRWNVWAAGFGGSRTSDGNAVVGSGRTTGAIAGGAVGADYLLSPTTLAGFALAGGGTNFSVAGHGTGRSDLFQAGAFLRHDMAAAYITTAVAYGWQDVSTDRVLTLPASERLRASFDANAYSARIEGGHRWLLPALGRIGVTPYAAAQVTVFDLPAYAETAVGATGLALTYAAKRAAATRTELGLRGDTSYALNDAILTLRGRAAWAHDINTDRNISAAFQSLPGSSFVVNGARPASNTALTSAAAELAFANGLTFAATFEGEFSDVSRSYAGKGVARYAW; the protein is encoded by the coding sequence TTGTTCAGTCTCAACCATTTGCAGAAGCGCGCGGGCGCGCTCATTCCGGTAGCGTCATCCCTCGCGCTGATGTCGGCAAGCTCCGCCGATGCGGCGTGCACGCCGATGCCCGCCAACAATGTGAGTGCCGTCTGTACGGGAACAACGATCAATCAGGGCGCTGGCGCACCGGGAACTTCGAACGGGTTCTCTGGCTATGGATCAAGCCTGGATACCGGGATGTCGATCCGGGTGACTGCAGGCAGCTCGGTGACCGGTGACGATAACGGATTGCAGACCGGGATCGGCGGTTCTGTGGTGAGCGAGGTCGGTGCGCAGATCAGCGGTGGACTCTACGGCGTTCAAACGACAGACCAGGTGTGGGTCAACAACCATGGAAGCATCACGGGAACGACGTCTGCTGGAATACGTGCGACAGATGCGTTCGTTACGAACGGCGTGAGCGGGAGTATATCGGGCAGATTCGGTGTCCTCACGATGGGCGCGGCGAGAGTCGATAATTACGGCGCTATCACCGGAGCCGGGAACGGGAACGGAATCTTCGCGACTACAGATGCGGTCGTTACAAACTATGCAGGGGGGCAGATTTCCGGCGGTGGCGGCGTGTATGCCAGCAATAGTATCTGGGTCATCAATGAAGGGACAATCACGGCGACGGCCGGCTTGGCTGTCCAAGGTACGCTCGCATTCGTGATCAATCGTGCCGGGGGCACGATGAGCGGCAGCGATGTCGGTGTGAGTGTTGGATCCGGAACGATCGGCAATGCTGGTACGATCTCGGGGACGGTGACGGCCGGTATCAATTCGACCGGCGATTTATTCGTGGGCAATGAAGCGACTGGGGTGATCTCGAGCGGCACGTCGGGCATCCACAGCTCCGGTGCGGCCAGTATCTCGAATTTCGGTTCAATCTCGGGTGGCGTGACCGGCATCTCGCTGGCTGCAAGTGGCTCATCCGTTTACAATGGCGGGACGATCAGCGGTGGCACCGCCGCCATCACCTTTACGGGTAGCAATAATACGCTCACGCTGGCACCGGGATCAGTGATTTCCGGCACAGTGCTCGGCGGCAGCAGTAACAGGTTCGAGCTTGGCGGCGAAGGCAACGCGACATTCGACGTCTCGCAGCTTGTTTTCCAATATCAGGGCTTCTCCAGCTTCAAAAAGTTTGGTGGATCGAACTGGACGTTGACCGGCACCAGCATCTATGACGGCACGGTCGATGTCACTAGCGGTACGCTCAGCGTCGATGGCGATATCTCTGGGGCCAGCAGTCTCACCGTCGTTGCTGGCGGTCGTCTCGGCGGCAACGGCATTGTCGGTAAAACGGCGATTGGCGGCGGCGAGCTTGCGCCAGGCAACGGGATTGGCGCGCTGACCGTGAGTGCCGGCCTGACCATGACCGCAGCCGCTGCCTATCTGGTTGAAGTGTCCGGCGCGGCGTCCGACAAGACGATCGTCGGCGGGACTGCGACCATCACGGGCAAGGTCAGTGTGGATTCACTCACGCGTCTGTCCGCGACCACCAGCTACACGATCATGACGGCCGGTACGCTCACTGGCACATTCGATAGCGTCATGCTCACGAACAATTATGCCCGCAATGCGCGTCTGAGTTATGTGGGCAATGATGTGATCCTGACGCTGGATCCGGGCCTGCTGTCGCCGACGCTACCGGGCATGCCCACCATCAATCAGCGAAATGTCGCAGCAGGCATCGATCGCGGCCTCGTGAACAACACGGCAACGCCGCCCGGCATCGATGCGCTGTTCGCACTGTCCGGCAACGATCTGCTCCATGCGCTGACGCAAGTATCAGGCGAGACCGCGACCGGCGTGCAGCAGACGACGGTGGATGCCATGAGCCAGTTCATGGGCGTGATGACCGATCCCTTCGCGGCCGGCCGCACCGGGGCGGGGGCATCTGCCATCGGCTTTGCGGCAGATCGCGATGCATTTGCCCGCACAGCCGATGGCCGCAAGCGCAGCCCGGCGGAACGGGATGCTTACGCCATGTTCGCCAAGGCCCCGCCGCGCGTCTTTGCAGACCGGTGGAATGTCTGGGCGGCCGGCTTCGGCGGTTCGCGGACCAGTGATGGCAATGCTGTTGTGGGCTCCGGGCGGACCACCGGCGCGATCGCAGGCGGTGCGGTGGGCGCCGACTATCTGCTGTCGCCGACCACGCTGGCCGGCTTCGCGCTCGCCGGTGGCGGCACGAATTTCTCCGTGGCCGGCCACGGCACCGGCCGGTCGGATCTGTTCCAGGCCGGCGCCTTCCTGCGTCATGACATGGCTGCGGCTTATATCACCACGGCCGTCGCTTATGGCTGGCAGGATGTCAGCACCGATCGCGTTCTCACTCTGCCGGCCAGCGAGCGGTTGCGGGCGTCCTTCGATGCCAATGCCTATTCGGCCCGCATCGAAGGCGGCCATCGCTGGCTGCTGCCGGCGCTCGGCCGCATCGGCGTGACGCCCTATGCGGCGGCCCAGGTCACGGTGTTCGATCTGCCGGCCTATGCGGAGACCGCCGTCGGCGCGACAGGACTGGCACTGACCTATGCGGCAAAGAGGGCTGCTGCGACCCGCACGGAGCTCGGCCTGCGCGGCGATACGTCCTACGCGCTCAATGATGCGATCCTGACACTGCGTGGCCGCGCAGCATGGGCGCATGACATCAACACCGATCGCAATATCAGCGCGGCATTCCAGTCGCTGCCGGGATCGAGCTTCGTGGTCAACGGCGCGCGACCGGCAAGCAACACGGCGCTGACGTCGGCAGCGGCCGAGCTGGCCTTCGCCAATGGCCTAACATTCGCAGCGACCTTCGAAGGTGAGTTCTCCGACGTCAGCCGCAGTTATGCCGGCAAGGGTGTCGCCCGCTACGCCTGGTAG
- a CDS encoding ComEC/Rec2 family competence protein has protein sequence MATKFVVNVDLVDIWQEKDRKKLIRTLAWGDEISVVKQTRDYAEIEAVDFVEQDDGSILPEKTIAYIQPSKTSGLKLADVIIPRRQNKVLKVNFVDVQQGDGSVIESPQGKVMLVDGGDNQLFARYLASRFRGTSLSRPKEIECILVTHGDADHFLGLPEIFKSEENKTPRKRLFMQPKRVYHNGIVKRPEKKGSKNRPEAAMLGPTRKVGKDLFLTGLETNLLKVDDDEMNAPFKTWKNALATYNKRAKVEFRRLAIGDNDAFDFFNEEDIKVEVLGPLTTEVGGKPALKFLGKPPRGPRIGHESLDVDDLKTSGLSASHTINGHSIVFRMTYGRISYLFSGDLNDEAGRYLTREHNGGNINLKAEVFKVPHHGSADFSGAFIQAVAPVVSIISSGDENARKEYIHPRATLVGALGKWSRVPEPLVLVTELVAFFNVEGWSRVTDKTKDKKRGEFFGFSRTAFGMVKTRTDGDRLLVYTDSGNLKMKEAYAYKLDQAGLLQPDEVVRA, from the coding sequence ATGGCGACCAAGTTCGTTGTGAATGTCGATCTCGTCGATATCTGGCAGGAGAAAGACCGGAAGAAACTGATCAGGACGCTCGCCTGGGGCGATGAGATCAGTGTCGTCAAGCAGACCCGCGACTATGCCGAAATCGAGGCCGTCGATTTCGTCGAACAGGACGATGGCAGCATCCTGCCGGAAAAGACCATCGCTTACATCCAGCCGTCCAAAACATCAGGATTGAAGCTCGCGGATGTCATCATCCCGCGCCGCCAGAACAAGGTGCTGAAGGTCAACTTCGTCGATGTCCAGCAGGGCGATGGCTCGGTCATCGAGTCGCCGCAGGGCAAGGTGATGCTGGTCGATGGCGGCGACAATCAGCTATTCGCCCGCTATCTCGCATCCCGCTTCCGCGGCACCTCGCTCAGCCGCCCCAAGGAGATCGAGTGCATTCTCGTCACCCATGGCGATGCCGATCACTTTCTCGGACTGCCGGAAATCTTCAAGTCGGAAGAGAACAAGACGCCGCGGAAGCGCCTCTTCATGCAGCCGAAGCGCGTCTATCACAATGGCATCGTCAAGCGCCCGGAGAAGAAAGGCAGCAAGAACCGTCCGGAAGCGGCAATGCTCGGTCCGACCCGAAAAGTCGGCAAAGACCTGTTTCTCACTGGCCTCGAAACCAACCTGCTGAAGGTCGATGACGACGAGATGAATGCGCCGTTCAAGACCTGGAAAAATGCGCTGGCGACTTATAACAAGCGCGCCAAAGTCGAATTCAGGCGGCTCGCTATCGGGGACAATGACGCCTTCGATTTTTTCAACGAGGAAGACATCAAGGTCGAGGTGCTGGGGCCACTGACCACGGAGGTCGGTGGCAAGCCCGCGCTCAAATTTCTCGGCAAGCCGCCGCGCGGTCCGCGCATCGGGCATGAATCCCTCGACGTCGACGATCTCAAGACCAGCGGCCTGTCGGCCTCGCATACGATCAACGGCCACTCCATCGTGTTCCGCATGACCTATGGGCGGATCAGCTACCTGTTCTCAGGCGATCTCAATGACGAGGCCGGCCGCTACCTCACGCGCGAGCACAATGGCGGCAACATCAACCTCAAGGCCGAGGTGTTCAAGGTCCCGCATCATGGATCGGCCGATTTCTCCGGCGCCTTTATCCAGGCCGTCGCGCCGGTCGTCAGTATCATTTCCAGCGGCGATGAAAATGCGCGCAAGGAGTACATCCATCCGCGCGCGACGCTGGTGGGTGCCCTGGGCAAGTGGTCGCGCGTGCCGGAACCGCTGGTGCTGGTGACGGAGCTGGTGGCTTTCTTCAACGTCGAGGGATGGTCCCGCGTCACCGACAAGACCAAGGACAAGAAGCGCGGCGAATTCTTCGGCTTCAGCCGAACTGCATTCGGGATGGTGAAGACCCGCACCGATGGCGACCGTCTGCTCGTCTATACGGACAGCGGGAACCTGAAGATGAAGGAAGCCTATGCCTATAAGCTGGACCAGGCTGGCTTGTTGCAGCCGGATGAGGTGGTCCGCGCATAG
- a CDS encoding Rossmann-fold NAD(P)-binding domain-containing protein, with the protein MRLFIFGVGYSCEYFLRFHAGDVERIGGTVRSDARRRALASLNADLHIFDEDHADPLIAERLAEADRIIVSVPPGADGDPVLSRFGQQLAAGTARVIYLSTVGVYADHAGGWIDEAATAVADEGRRGLRTRAEAAWQAACPDRVSILRLAGIYGPGRNALRNLRDGRAHRIVKPGQVFNRIHVDDIARAINAAVAADKGGIWNICDDEPAPPQDVVTYAAQLMGMAPPPEQDFDTADLSPMARSFYATSNRISNARLRQELGIDLAFPDYRSGLKALWNAGEGR; encoded by the coding sequence ATGCGTCTTTTCATCTTCGGTGTCGGTTACAGCTGCGAATATTTCCTACGGTTCCATGCCGGCGATGTCGAGCGCATTGGCGGCACCGTGCGCAGCGATGCGCGCCGGCGCGCGCTCGCAAGCCTGAATGCCGATCTGCATATATTTGACGAAGATCATGCCGATCCGCTCATTGCCGAGCGGCTAGCGGAGGCCGACCGGATCATCGTGTCGGTGCCGCCGGGCGCGGACGGCGATCCCGTGCTGTCGCGCTTTGGCCAGCAACTGGCCGCCGGTACCGCCCGCGTGATCTATCTTTCGACCGTCGGTGTGTATGCCGACCACGCCGGCGGCTGGATCGACGAAGCCGCCACGGCCGTGGCCGACGAAGGCAGACGTGGCCTGCGGACGCGTGCGGAAGCCGCCTGGCAGGCCGCCTGCCCCGATCGCGTCAGTATCCTGCGCCTTGCTGGGATCTACGGGCCGGGCCGCAATGCCTTGCGCAACCTGCGGGACGGCCGGGCGCACCGGATCGTCAAACCCGGACAGGTGTTCAACCGTATTCATGTGGATGACATCGCGAGGGCCATCAATGCAGCCGTCGCCGCTGACAAAGGCGGCATCTGGAATATCTGCGACGACGAGCCTGCGCCGCCGCAGGATGTGGTGACCTATGCCGCTCAGCTGATGGGGATGGCCCCGCCGCCGGAACAGGATTTCGACACGGCCGACCTCAGCCCAATGGCCCGCAGCTTTTATGCGACGAGCAACCGCATCTCCAATGCCCGGCTCCGGCAGGAGCTTGGCATCGACCTCGCCTTTCCGGATTATCGTAGCGGTCTCAAGGCATTGTGGAACGCCGGCGAAGGCCGCTAG
- a CDS encoding cupin domain-containing protein, with protein MDKRILIAGAAAGVLSAVGMLMLDRIGKSHAASDHHTTVQADALTWIAPAAYAKGSQFTVVKGDPTKEGMYVVRLKVPAGFRIPAHTHPNDENVTVLSGVFQIGTGDKLDEKKVETVKAGGYSYVAKGMTHYALFPEETVIQLHGVGPQGITYVDPADDPRKK; from the coding sequence ATGGACAAGCGCATTCTCATCGCCGGCGCGGCAGCCGGCGTGCTGTCGGCCGTCGGCATGCTGATGCTGGATCGCATCGGCAAAAGTCACGCGGCGAGCGATCATCACACCACGGTTCAGGCCGATGCACTCACATGGATCGCGCCGGCGGCCTATGCCAAAGGCTCGCAGTTCACGGTGGTGAAGGGCGATCCGACCAAGGAGGGCATGTATGTCGTGCGCCTCAAGGTGCCCGCCGGATTTCGCATCCCCGCGCATACGCATCCGAACGACGAGAATGTCACGGTCCTGTCCGGCGTGTTCCAGATCGGCACCGGCGACAAGCTCGACGAGAAGAAGGTCGAGACGGTCAAAGCTGGTGGCTATTCCTACGTCGCCAAAGGCATGACGCATTATGCGCTGTTTCCCGAAGAGACGGTAATTCAGCTTCACGGCGTCGGACCTCAGGGGATCACCTATGTCGATCCCGCCGACGATCCGCGCAAGAAGTAA
- a CDS encoding ketopantoate reductase family protein — protein sequence MRIAVIGAGAVGCYYGGQLLRAGHDVTLVGRRAHVDAINARGLHFESATFTGFIPAKAVTEIAELASPDLILLAVKSADTDEAARALLPVLKPDTIVLSLQNGVDNPQRLRALLSQPVIAAAVYVAAEMPGTGHIKHNGRGELIIGASDRSAPVAKLLTGAGVPTEIADDIDAVQWSKLLNNCAYNALSAVAQISYGEMFKVSGVPELVTTTVQECMAVAKASGVALPDGLLDNILGLAATMPKQLSSTAQDLARGKPSEIDFLNGFIVRKGKELGVPTPANLALHVMVKLAERTGVRQA from the coding sequence ATGCGAATTGCAGTGATCGGAGCCGGTGCGGTCGGCTGTTACTATGGCGGCCAACTGCTGCGTGCCGGCCACGACGTTACGCTGGTCGGGCGGCGCGCGCATGTGGACGCCATCAATGCACGCGGCCTTCATTTCGAGAGCGCCACTTTCACCGGCTTCATCCCGGCCAAAGCCGTCACCGAGATCGCTGAACTCGCGTCCCCGGACCTGATCCTGCTCGCCGTCAAATCCGCCGACACGGACGAAGCTGCACGAGCGCTGCTGCCAGTGCTGAAGCCCGATACGATCGTGCTCAGCCTGCAGAACGGCGTCGATAATCCGCAGCGCCTGCGCGCCTTGCTCAGCCAGCCGGTGATCGCGGCCGCCGTCTATGTCGCGGCCGAAATGCCCGGCACGGGTCACATCAAGCACAATGGCCGCGGCGAGTTGATCATCGGCGCGTCCGATCGTAGCGCCCCAGTTGCGAAGCTGCTCACAGGTGCGGGCGTTCCAACGGAGATCGCGGACGATATCGACGCCGTGCAGTGGAGCAAGCTGCTCAACAACTGCGCCTATAACGCGCTGTCGGCCGTAGCGCAGATTTCTTATGGCGAGATGTTCAAGGTGAGTGGCGTGCCGGAACTTGTGACCACCACGGTTCAGGAATGCATGGCGGTGGCAAAAGCCAGCGGCGTGGCGCTGCCGGACGGTCTGCTCGACAATATTCTCGGCCTCGCCGCCACCATGCCGAAACAGCTGTCGTCAACGGCACAGGATCTCGCACGTGGTAAGCCGTCGGAGATCGACTTTCTCAACGGCTTCATCGTGCGCAAGGGCAAGGAACTGGGCGTTCCGACGCCAGCCAATCTCGCTTTGCACGTGATGGTCAAACTTGCCGAGCGGACAGGCGTGCGGCAAGCGTGA
- a CDS encoding helix-turn-helix transcriptional regulator, with amino-acid sequence MLDRTVSDLIGGIYDTALDPTLWPDALERLSAHVGGCGAGIYSKNSVDRTADIAYDFGVGSAFRQSYLDTYVRMDPTTVGFYFFDVEDIVTIADILPREEFMSSRFYDEWVKPQGWIDMATAVLEKSATNCGVFSVFRHESRGPSDEAMRQRLTMLTPHIRRANQIGNILQSHKTDTRSLTDTLDCLAASLFLVDANGHLIQANLSGRQLLAEGTVLRSFGRRLRAIDPASDEAMQMALEHDDTQTVPARTTIPISSSGNGHHVLHVLPLTSEARQRSGIGSAARKAIFVSLAELGAPLTPDIIARVYGLTPSELRVLLAVFEANGVPEIAEALDISEATAKTHLHRLFGKTGTKRQADLVKLVAGFVGPHR; translated from the coding sequence ATGCTCGACCGGACCGTCTCCGATCTGATCGGTGGAATTTACGATACCGCGCTCGATCCGACCCTCTGGCCGGATGCGCTCGAACGACTGTCGGCGCATGTCGGCGGTTGCGGCGCGGGCATCTATTCGAAGAACTCCGTCGATCGCACGGCGGACATCGCTTACGACTTCGGCGTCGGCAGCGCGTTCCGGCAGAGCTATCTGGATACATATGTCCGCATGGACCCGACCACGGTCGGTTTCTATTTCTTCGACGTGGAGGACATCGTCACCATCGCCGACATCCTGCCGCGTGAAGAATTCATGAGCTCGCGGTTCTACGACGAATGGGTGAAGCCGCAGGGCTGGATCGACATGGCGACAGCGGTGCTGGAAAAATCCGCAACGAATTGCGGCGTGTTCAGTGTCTTCCGCCACGAAAGCCGCGGCCCCAGCGACGAAGCGATGCGGCAGCGGCTGACGATGCTGACGCCGCATATCCGCCGGGCCAACCAGATCGGCAACATTCTCCAGTCGCACAAGACAGACACGCGCTCGCTGACGGACACCCTCGACTGCCTCGCAGCCAGCCTGTTTCTGGTGGATGCCAATGGCCACCTCATTCAGGCCAATCTGAGCGGGCGGCAATTGCTCGCCGAAGGCACCGTGTTGCGCAGCTTCGGCCGCAGGCTCCGCGCCATCGACCCCGCCTCCGACGAGGCCATGCAGATGGCACTCGAACATGACGACACACAGACGGTCCCTGCACGGACCACGATTCCGATTTCATCTTCAGGCAACGGACATCATGTCCTGCATGTCCTGCCGCTGACATCCGAAGCGCGTCAGCGCAGCGGCATCGGTAGTGCGGCCAGGAAAGCGATCTTCGTCTCGCTAGCGGAGCTCGGCGCTCCGTTAACGCCAGACATCATCGCCCGCGTGTATGGCCTCACACCGAGCGAACTGCGCGTGTTGCTGGCGGTGTTCGAGGCCAATGGCGTGCCGGAGATTGCCGAAGCGCTCGATATTTCCGAAGCGACGGCAAAAACCCATCTGCATCGGTTGTTCGGCAAGACCGGCACCAAGCGGCAGGCCGATCTGGTGAAACTGGTCGCCGGCTTCGTTGGTCCGCATCGCTAG
- a CDS encoding GGDEF domain-containing protein, translating to MVQGLWRRAFADVPDHVRVELVDMCFQTRVPLAISGFTLAIVAAHMASASGNMWLGVLSAVGAAVTVFRIACDVLYNKRKPRGGFSPAESRRWEYLYGGSSFVFASLIGLLGFVAFRGTSSAHQLLTTALVFGYAAGIVCRISARPAIALPALMMVALPTAVSAIGRIEGSFLFYTVILLAFLLGSFETVSFLYRQTVEQISLKHQFAMLARHDPLTGLANRLGFQEKLILTATRSQGYSELMAVQSIDLDGFKVVNDRYGHPIGDALLQAVAGRLSGMLRDGDFAVRMGGDEFLVVQCAVANRDEAMLLGRRIVKILSEPFAMVDLELTIGASVGIAIGETGDDPSALALAADKALYASKSSGRNCVTFAQPSAVDTIARAG from the coding sequence GTGGTGCAGGGTTTGTGGCGTAGGGCATTCGCGGACGTTCCGGATCATGTCCGGGTCGAACTCGTCGATATGTGTTTTCAGACCCGGGTGCCGCTGGCGATCTCCGGTTTCACCCTGGCGATCGTGGCCGCCCATATGGCCAGCGCGTCCGGCAATATGTGGCTCGGCGTGCTCAGCGCGGTCGGCGCCGCGGTGACCGTTTTCCGGATCGCTTGTGACGTTCTCTACAACAAGCGCAAGCCGCGCGGCGGTTTCTCGCCAGCGGAGTCGCGCCGCTGGGAATATCTCTATGGCGGCAGCAGCTTCGTCTTCGCATCCCTGATCGGCCTGCTTGGCTTCGTCGCGTTCCGCGGCACCAGTTCAGCCCATCAATTGCTGACCACGGCGCTCGTGTTCGGTTATGCGGCCGGGATCGTATGCCGGATTTCCGCGCGCCCCGCGATTGCGTTGCCGGCACTGATGATGGTCGCGCTGCCGACGGCCGTGTCCGCAATTGGTCGGATCGAGGGCAGCTTCCTGTTCTATACGGTGATCCTGCTGGCTTTCCTGCTGGGCAGTTTCGAGACGGTCAGTTTCCTGTATCGCCAGACCGTCGAGCAGATTTCGCTCAAGCATCAGTTCGCCATGCTCGCGCGGCACGATCCGTTGACGGGACTGGCCAACCGCCTCGGCTTCCAGGAAAAGCTCATCCTCACTGCCACCCGCTCGCAGGGATATAGCGAGCTGATGGCGGTTCAGAGCATCGATCTCGACGGCTTCAAGGTCGTGAACGACCGATACGGCCATCCCATCGGCGACGCTTTGCTGCAGGCGGTGGCAGGCCGGCTCAGCGGCATGTTGCGGGACGGAGATTTTGCCGTCCGCATGGGCGGTGACGAGTTTCTGGTCGTGCAATGCGCGGTCGCCAATCGCGACGAGGCGATGCTGCTGGGGCGCCGCATCGTCAAGATCCTGTCCGAGCCTTTTGCGATGGTCGACCTCGAACTGACCATCGGCGCCAGCGTAGGGATCGCCATCGGCGAGACCGGCGACGACCCGAGCGCGCTGGCGCTGGCGGCCGACAAGGCGCTCTACGCCTCGAAGAGTTCCGGCCGCAATTGCGTGACCTTCGCCCAGCCGTCGGCGGTGGATACGATCGCCCGCGCCGGCTGA